The Thalassotalea psychrophila genome window below encodes:
- a CDS encoding helix-turn-helix transcriptional regulator: MLNKNFTTYHGNIISLFEILKSYDVDVEQLANELNIDISKLRSKNIRMQAEQFDQLITLALEKTDDVMFPINFANYVHPTTYHALGMSLLSSSTLRSFWLRLARFFSLMTTIKSVELHLDTKPACIEFKPLVVHPSTTIHFHSAVTVAVLIKLIRQMYQPNYSPVRVSLVGAVAPATKILYENYFGCEVTLNAQSTIIYVDSEELDLSLPAANTDLTRQLDLLVIKYLETIEKSSLATKVAELLITLLPSGEFDREKIAKNLHMSPRTFHDKLKKENTSYQQILDHTRQQLADKYLKEMDIPFSELTYLLGFADSSSFSRAFKRWHGVPPSQYEV, from the coding sequence ACTTCACCACATATCATGGCAATATCATCTCTTTATTTGAGATATTAAAATCCTACGATGTTGATGTTGAACAACTAGCAAATGAATTGAATATAGATATTTCAAAACTACGCAGTAAAAATATCCGTATGCAAGCAGAACAATTTGATCAGCTCATTACCCTCGCATTAGAGAAAACTGATGATGTTATGTTTCCCATTAACTTTGCCAACTATGTACACCCAACAACTTACCATGCGCTAGGGATGTCATTGCTAAGTAGCAGTACATTGCGCTCGTTTTGGCTTCGCCTTGCACGATTCTTTTCGTTAATGACCACAATTAAATCTGTTGAACTGCACTTAGATACGAAACCCGCATGCATAGAGTTTAAGCCCTTAGTAGTTCACCCTTCTACGACAATACATTTTCATTCAGCCGTTACCGTTGCAGTTTTAATCAAATTGATCAGGCAAATGTATCAGCCGAACTATTCACCAGTAAGAGTTTCTTTAGTCGGTGCTGTAGCTCCTGCGACCAAAATTCTTTATGAAAATTACTTTGGATGTGAAGTTACCTTAAATGCACAAAGCACAATCATTTATGTAGACAGTGAAGAGTTGGATTTAAGTTTACCGGCAGCAAATACAGATTTGACCCGCCAGCTAGATTTACTGGTGATAAAGTATTTAGAAACCATAGAGAAAAGCAGTTTAGCCACTAAGGTTGCAGAATTATTGATCACGTTATTGCCATCAGGAGAGTTTGATCGAGAAAAAATTGCGAAAAATCTTCACATGAGCCCTAGAACATTTCATGATAAATTAAAAAAAGAAAATACGTCTTATCAACAGATTTTAGATCACACACGTCAACAACTTGCCGATAAATACTTGAAAGAAATGGATATTCCTTTTAGTGAATTAACCTATTTACTTGGATTTGCAGACTCAAGTAGTTTTTCAAGAGCGTTTAAGCGTTGGCATGGCGTGCCGCCTAGTCAGTATGAAGTTTAG